The Apium graveolens cultivar Ventura chromosome 6, ASM990537v1, whole genome shotgun sequence genome contains a region encoding:
- the LOC141666066 gene encoding uncharacterized protein LOC141666066: MLVYGAETVVPLEITHGLSKVKAYEAEINKEGMRLALDLIDKVSDEANTRNVKHPRRASLYYKRRVKERIFQQEDILLRKIEVLGVGEKGKLAPNWEGPQKVTKTMGRRSYKQETLGGDEVPRT, translated from the coding sequence ATGTTGGTTTACGGAGCCGAGACAGTGGTGCCCCTTGAGATCACCCACGGATTATCAAAGGTTAAAGCTTATGAAGCGGAAATTAATAAAGAAGGAATGAGGCTTGCTCTCGACCTTATTGACAAGGTCAGCGACGAAGCCAACACCCGTAATGTGAAGCATCCGCGCAGAGCCTCCCTTTACTATAAAAGGAGGGTAAAAGAAAGGATTTTCCAACAAGAAGACATTTTGTTAAGGAAGATTGAGGTGTTAGGAGTTGGAGAGAAAGGAAAGttagccccaaattgggaaggacctCAGAAGGTCACAAAAACAATGGGACGAAGATCCTATAAGCAAGAGACTTTGGGCGGAGATGAGGTCCCCCGAACATGA